The following proteins are co-located in the Telopea speciosissima isolate NSW1024214 ecotype Mountain lineage chromosome 9, Tspe_v1, whole genome shotgun sequence genome:
- the LOC122639104 gene encoding disease resistance protein RUN1-like yields the protein MAELIEASSSSSSASSSRSSNYDVFLNFRGEDTRKNFTGFLDYALKNKGINVFIDNEELWTGEAIGPALLRAIQGSKICIPVFSKGYASSKWCLLELSKVLHCHQANVQLVLPVFLDVEPSDVRNQTGSFKGPFRKHEKNFKPQIVEGWRKALQLVGSLKGYVLKDDANGDQAKLVELVVRRVRNYLISSTQLVECKYRIGIDFHVNKLISLLDIDSYDVQFVGICGIGGIGKTTIAKAIYNRIHLDFNKHSFLPDVRERAAQCMGLASLQKQLLEDILGRNIDIADYHRGKKGIEQRLCREKVLLVFDDVDDKKQVDALVGELSWFGKGSRVIITSRDELILNMAKIKEAKIYRPQLFNYEESLQLFSLHAFSMDRPPEDFMQFAHSVAVYSDGLPLTLELLGSYLSNVRSKKVWKSTLQKWKKIPHEEVQRRLKISYDNLQDGYQKAIFLDAACFFIGWEKETIITIWEACGYHPESAIHRLITMSLLKFDGCYLRMHEQIRDMGRNIVKEENLMEPVKRSRLWCHDEILEVLDGHKGTDLEGMILPSNLTSVYPDGVYLDRKHFEVMSKLRFLEISSAKFRGEFSCLPFALRWLRWKNCPWDILPTNFRHERLVYLDLSMSNIKQAWNISPQDKNKRFKKLEVLDLSECRYLSKSPDFSWFPYLERLDLRCCYSLVKLDESIGQLSQLKSLILSKCWSLEELPESIGDLKSLVELKLNWSRIKALPNSVGLLEKLEVLDAGECNDLVKLPRSMWRMRFFNAPEFSGVRHFEETESDSTRGVIS from the exons ATGGCGGAATTGATCGAGgcatcttcctcctcctcctctgcctCTTCATCCAGATCTTCTAATTACGAtgtgtttctcaacttcagggGTGAAGACACTCGCAAAAACTTCACTGGTTTCCTTGACTATGctctgaagaacaaaggaatcaATGTTTTTATTGATAACGAAGAATTGTGGACTGGAGAAGCCATTGGCCCAGCCCTCCTTAGGGCGATCCAAGGCTCCAAAATCTGTATCCCTGTCTTCTCCAAAGGCTATGCTTCAAGCAAATGGTGCCTCCTTGAACTTTCTAAGGTACTCCATTGCCACCAAGCCAACGTTCAATTAGTCCTCCCCGTATTCCTCGATGTTGAACCATCGGATGTTCGGAATCAGACCGGAAGCTTTAAGGGACCATTTCGGAAACATGAGAAGAATTTTAAGCCCCAAATCGTAGAGGGTTGGAGGAAAGCTTTGCAATTGGTAGGTAGTCTGAAGGGATATGTTCTCAAGGACGACGCAAATGG AGATCAAGCAAAGCTAGTTGAATTAGTTGTCAGAAGGGTTCGAAATTATTTGATCAGTAGCACCCAGTTGGTTGAATGTAAATACCGCATTGGAATAGATTTCCATGTAAATAAATTAATATCTTTATTAGATATTGATTCCTATGATGTTCAGTTCGTGGGAATTTGTGGTATTGGTGGCATTGGGAAGACAACTATTGCCAAGGCTATCTATAATAGGATCCATTTGGACTTCAATAAGCATAGTTTTCTTCCAGACGTTAGAGAACGAGCGGCACAATGCATGGGTCTAGCATCTTTGCAGAAGCAACTTCTTGAAGATATTCTTGGAAGAAACATTGACATAGCTGATTATCATAGAGGAAAAAAAGGGATAGAACAAAGACTTTGTAGAGAAAaggttcttcttgtttttgatGATGTGGACGATAAAAAACAGGTGGATGCTTTGGTTGGTGAACTCAGCTGGTTTGGTAAAGGAAGTAGGGTCATAATCACCTCCAGAGACGAACTAATTTTGAATATGGCTAAAATTAAAGAAGCTAAAATCTACAGGCCTCAACTATTCAACTATGAGGAATCTCTTCAACTCTTTAGTTTACATGCCTTTTCAATGGACCGACCACCTGAAGATTTTATGCAATTTGCACATAGTGTGGCAGTCTATTCGGATGGGTTGCCTTTGACTCTAGAGTTACTGGGGTCTTACCTATCGAACGTAAGAAGCAAAAAAGTGTGGAAAAGTACATTACAAAAGTGGAAAAAAATTCCGCATGAAGAAGTCCAAAGAAGGTTGAAAATAAGCTATGATAATCTACAAGATGGTTATCAAAAAGCCATATTTCTTGATGCTGCATGCTTTTTCATTGGATGGGAGAAAGAAACAATAATTACTATATGGGAAGCTTGTGGATATCATCCTGAATCTGCAATACACAGATTAATTACAATGTCCCTTCTAAAATTTGATGGTTGTTACTTGAGGATGCATGAACAAATCCGTGACATGGGAAGGAACATTGTCAAGGAAGAAAATCTTATGGAGCCGGTTAAGCGTAGTAGGTTATGGTGTCATGACGAAATCTTGGAAGTATTAGATGGACACAAG GGAACTGACCTGGAAGGCATGATCCTTCCATCTAACTTAACAAGTGTTTATCCAGATGGGGTTTATCTAGATCGTAAACACTTTGAGGTGATGTCCAAGCTAAGATTTCTCGAAATTAGTTCAGCAAAATTCAGGGGTGAGTTTTCGTGCCTTCCTTTTGCGTTAAGATGGCTCAGGTGGAAGAACTGCCCTTGGGATATTCTACCAACCAATTTTCGTCATGAGAGACTAGTTTATCTTGACCTTTCGATGAGCAATATTAAACAAGCTTGGAATATCAGCCCTCAAGATAAAAATAAG CGGTTCAAAAAGTTGGAAGTTCTCGATTTGAGTGAATGTAGATATCTGTCCAAGTCCCCAGACTTTTCATGGTTTCCTTACCTGGAGCGATTAGATCTTCGATGCTGCTATTCATTAGTTAAGTTAGACGAGTCCATTGGGCAGTTGAGTCAGCTAAAAAGTCTTATTCTTAGTAAGTGTTGGTCATTGGAGGAGTTGCCTGAGTCTATTGGAGATCTAAAATCTTTGGTTGAGCTGAAATTGAATTGGTCAAGAATTAAGGCATTGCCCAATAGTGTTGGTCTGTTGGAGAAGCTTGAGGTATTAGATGCTGGGGAATGCAATGATCTAGTGAAGCTACCAAGATCAATGTGGAGAATGAG ATTTTTCAATGCTCCAGAATTTAGTGGAGTTAGACATTTCGAAGAGACAGAGAGTGACTCTACAAGGGGCGTCATTTCCTGA